A single window of Martelella sp. NC20 DNA harbors:
- a CDS encoding DsbA family oxidoreductase → MSTVTVDAIIDVVCPWCYLGKARLDKAIKSLPADVDVVVQWRPFELDPTVPPEGVDNQAMLAEKLGSAERRDEMHAQIAALGRELGIIFHFDRILVRPNTLDSHRLLMWAHTESTAMQNEVINRLYRANFEEGRNIGDHKVLADIAAEAGMDREMVAKLLASDADRDMVRGEIANAQQMGVTGVPFFVFNGKYAVSGAQPVEVMQQALTQLAAA, encoded by the coding sequence ATGTCTACCGTCACAGTCGATGCCATCATCGATGTCGTCTGCCCGTGGTGCTATCTCGGCAAGGCGCGTCTCGACAAGGCGATCAAGTCGCTGCCCGCGGATGTGGATGTCGTCGTCCAGTGGCGTCCGTTCGAGCTTGACCCGACCGTGCCGCCGGAAGGCGTGGACAATCAGGCGATGCTGGCGGAAAAGCTCGGCAGCGCCGAACGGCGGGACGAGATGCATGCGCAGATCGCAGCCCTCGGCCGCGAACTCGGCATCATCTTCCATTTCGACCGCATTCTGGTGCGCCCCAACACGCTCGACTCGCACCGGCTGCTGATGTGGGCGCATACCGAGAGCACCGCGATGCAGAACGAGGTGATCAACCGGCTTTACCGCGCCAATTTCGAGGAAGGCCGCAATATCGGCGATCACAAGGTGCTGGCCGATATCGCAGCCGAAGCCGGCATGGACCGCGAAATGGTGGCCAAGCTGCTGGCAAGCGATGCCGACAGGGATATGGTGCGCGGTGAAATCGCCAATGCCCAGCAGATGGGCGTCACCGGCGTGCCGTTTTTCGTGTTCAACGGCAAATATGCCGTCAGCGGCGCGCAGCCCGTCGAAGTGATGCAGCA